CCGCGCTGTTCCTCGGCGCCCGCGGCGGCCGCCTCGACCAGCGCCAGGCACGCGAGGCCGTCGCCCGCGCCGCCCGCGCCGCGGGCCTCACGGACGTCCACCCGCACGCCCTGCGGCACACCGCGGCCACCCACGTGCTCGACGGCGGAGCCGACCTGAGATGCGTACAGGAACTTCTCGGTCACGCTACGCTCACGACCACGGAGATCTACACCCACGTGTCGCAGGCTCGCTTGCTCGCTGCCTACCATCGGGCGCACCCGCGGGCATAGGGACGGGGAGGCGAGCGATGGCCAGGTCGGTGTCCACGTCAGGCAGGTCCGGGGGGACCGGCGCGAGCAGCGAGGGGGCCCTGGTGCGCGACGACAGCACCGCCGACGACGGAGCCGAGGAGCTGGACGTCGACGCCGACCTCGACGGGGCCGGTCTCGCTTCGCCCGAGGACCTCGACCACGCCGGCGACGACGTCGACGCCGGTACAGACCCTGACGGCGACGCGGTCGACGACGCTTCCGGCACCGCCGAGGCCGTGCCCGAGGCGGTCGAGCCCGACCCGGTCGACGACGCCGAGGCGCTCGTCCGGGCGATGTGGGTGGAGTACAAGGACACCGGCGACCGCGCCGTCCGCGACCGCCTGATCGTCCACTACTCCCCGCTCGTCAAGTACGTCGCCGGTCGGGTCGGCGTCGGGCTCCCCCCGAACGTCGAGCACGCCGACCTCGTGTCCTACGGCGTCTTCGGGCTCATCGACGCCATCGACAAGTACGACCTCGAGCGCGCCATCAAGTTCGAGACGTACGCCATCTCCCGCATCCGCGGCGCGATCATCGACGAGCTCCGCTCCATCGACTGGATCCCGCGCTCGGTGCGCAGCAAGTCCCGCGAGGTGGAGCGGACGTACGCGCAGCTCGAGGGCGAGCTGCACCGCAGCCCGACCGAGCAGGAGGTGGCCGACCGGATCGGCATCTCCATCGGCGACCTGCACCAGATCTTCTCCAAGGTGTCCTACGCCAACGTCGTCGCCCTCGACGAGCTCATGCACGCCGGCGGCGAGCGCGGGGACTCCCTCACCCTCGGGGACACCCTCAAGGACACCCGCGCCGAGGACCCGGTCATGGCCTTCGAGACGCAGGAGACCAAGTTCCTGCTGTCCCGCGCGGTCAACCTGCTGCCCGAGCGCGAGAAGATCGTCGTCACCCTCTACTACTACGAGGGCCTGACCCTCGCCGAGATCGGCCGGGTCCTCGGGGTCACGGAGTCCCGGATCTGCCAGATGCACACCAAGGCCGTCATGCAGCTGCGCGCCAAGCTCAGCGCGGCCGGGGACGGCTAGGCAGCAGCACCGCGCCTCGGAGCCCCGGCACCCCGGGCGCCCGACACCTGACCGTCGGCCGGCGTTCACGTCGGGTTGGGTGTCCCGACACCTGTCCCCGGCAGGTTGCCGCACATGACCCGCCCCCGCACGGCCCCGCCCGCAGCCGGCGACGCCCTCGTCCTGCGCGCCGTCGCCCCTGCTGCCGCCCTCGCCGCCCTGGTCCTGGTCAGCGTCGTCCTGAGCCCGCCCGCCGAGGCCGGCCGCCCCGGGCCCGCCGTCGGCCTCGAGCCCCTCGGCACGTACGCCGGCGGCGGCTTCGAGGAGTCCGCCGCCGAGATCCCCGCCTTCGACCCCGGCACCGACCGGGTGTTCGTCGTCAACGCGCAGGCGGGGACCGTCGACGTCCTC
This genomic window from Aquipuribacter hungaricus contains:
- a CDS encoding tyrosine-type recombinase/integrase; this encodes ALFLGARGGRLDQRQAREAVARAARAAGLTDVHPHALRHTAATHVLDGGADLRCVQELLGHATLTTTEIYTHVSQARLLAAYHRAHPRA
- the whiG gene encoding RNA polymerase sigma factor WhiG: MPEAVEPDPVDDAEALVRAMWVEYKDTGDRAVRDRLIVHYSPLVKYVAGRVGVGLPPNVEHADLVSYGVFGLIDAIDKYDLERAIKFETYAISRIRGAIIDELRSIDWIPRSVRSKSREVERTYAQLEGELHRSPTEQEVADRIGISIGDLHQIFSKVSYANVVALDELMHAGGERGDSLTLGDTLKDTRAEDPVMAFETQETKFLLSRAVNLLPEREKIVVTLYYYEGLTLAEIGRVLGVTESRICQMHTKAVMQLRAKLSAAGDG